ctcctTTTGGTGGATCTTGGATGCTgctgtagatgttaaatagtttgAGTGTTTAAAACCAGGAGTCTCGaaaacttggccacttttaagacttgtggacttcaactcccagagttcctgtgcaggctgcggaattctgggagttgaagtccgccagtcttaaagtggccaagaccCAATAAACTGAAGATCGTAATATTCCTCTTTGAATATAAATCGCCGACAGAGTTTTCTCACCCCACAGATTCCATCCCCGGCCCCTTCTCCACCCCTTTCTTCCGATTCCTGCACTTTGGGGTCTCTGCTACGCACCCAAACTTCAGCAACCTCATCCAGGCTGAATTGAGGATCTACAAGGTCCCGAATCCTGGATCCCACGCCACCGAGCAGCAAGTGGAGCTCTCTCAGGTTAGGAAACGTTTGAAGCCTGCAGCCACCGATTTGTGCTAACTCTCCTTTCGGGGATATTAGGCTGAGAAACTGACTGGGGCAGCTGCCTGAGGagctttaaaaaattttttaaagaatatccTAAATTCTCTCTAGGTGAGGCCAACGAGGGAGCCTTCTGCCCAGACCCAACGTTACGTGGGAAGCCGAATTTTACTGCCCAGGTATCGGGCCGAGTGGGTGTCGTTTGATGTCACCGAAAGCGTCCGTCGGTGGCTGAGGAACAGAAGTAAGAGGGTTCTGCTTAGCCAGAAGACAATAACAATGATCAGAATTCTTAAAAGGACAGAtagacctgtaaagcccttcatggcatcggaccagaataccttagggaccgccttctgccgcacgaatcccagcggccggttaggtcccacagagttggccttctccgggtcccgtcgacaaaacaatgccgtctggcaggacccaggagaagagccttctctgtggcagccccggccctctggaatcaactccccccagagattaggactgcccccaccctccttgcctttcgcaaactcctaaaaacccacctctgccgtcaggcatggggaaattgattccccttggccatcctgttttatgtatggtttgtttgggatgcatggttgtttttatatttaagggttttaattgttttgttttaaatcattggatttgtattgtatattgttgttgtgagccgctccgagtcttcggagaggggtggcatacaaatctaatttaatgataatgataatgataatgataatgaaaaaatatcacaaaataagGCGTGGCTCACCAAACATGCCCGTCGCCTAACAACAGGAATTCTGGTCCCATTGGTGGTTGTAAAActgaaaatataagaaatataagtTATTATGACAATATTTTATAatctgcatttattattattattattattattattattattattattattattattaaatttatatgccacccctctccaaatatGACATTTAGaagtgaaattggtctataattttaaattttctgcAAATCAACCTCTTCTTTCGGTATCAAAGTTATATAAATGCTTCTGTCCATGATTCTGGTATCCTAGTTTCTAATAGCAGTTCCTTGTACGGTTCCAACATCATGGGCagttgaggaggcagcattaagtTAGTAGTTAATATTAcctaagaaaatataaaaattaagcaCAGATATGAAtagtgggagaaaaaaaaataagtttaagGGACACACCGATAATTAAAGGATGAGTTATCTGTTTGTTAACTTTAGGATGTACTGTATTGTGAAGAGATATACTCACAGAAAGCctaaaagggagaaaagagaaggaaggaaaaaaggggagaggagggaaggaaggaagagggagagaaggagaaagagagtgagatagAGGGAGAGGAATGATATGATATGAAATGGGGAAAACAGGCAGGGGATTAATGTATAGAAGGTGCAAATTAAGATACGTGGTCCATGAACTactaaatagaaatgtataactcTGTGTATTTTTGTTAAGAGCCGTATATGTATGGATATACGTATATGTAtaggtatatgtatatgtataggtatatgtatggatgcaCTGTTtggacaaaaacaataaaaactctattaaaaatagaagaaaaaatataagtaTTAAAAATGATCTCTGGTGGGGGGCGTCctaatatttgcattttttcctttatttttgtatattacgtttttattttttttgcatattATGTTTGCATTACTtgtattcaaaataaaaataatactgtatTCATAAAAATAGAACCAAAGGGGATGGAAGaaagtcattttatttttttccttcttgtgaCTTTTGCTGCCTTCTTTCCAACCAATCAGCCAAGAAGCTCAGCTTCAAACTCGAATTGCATTGTCCGTGTTGCGGTTCCATTCCGGCCTGGAATACAATTAATTCCCAGCACAAGGAGCCTCTTGAAACACTCTTTGCAGGTAGGCGTGGCTTGCTAACAtatgttgtttattttatttgtttgtttgtttgttttgtcaagtatgtattggtggcatACCAAGAtataacagagttggccttctccgggtcccgtcgactaaacaatgtcgtttggcgggacccaggagaagagccttctctgtggcggccccgaccgtctggaaccagctccccccagacatcagagttgcccccaccctccttacctttcgcaagctccttaaaacccacctctgtcgtcaggcatgggggaattgaaattttccccttcctctaggtttatagaatttatacatggtatgcttgtatgtatgattggttctttaaattggggttttttaaagattatttttaatattagatatgtttacattgtcttttttattgttgttagccgccccgagtcttcggagaggggcggcatacaaatctaataaatacaaatacaaattgttAGTACGTGGTACTCAccagtatttggggttgccatgtaggtaaactaccaattgtagtttgtacttttatagatgcaatatacctttaaggactttggctagttcgccataagagggcgccagcactctctcccaATGATGATGCTGCATAGCTCATTCATTTTTTGCCTTTAGCTTGGGGGAGTATCTTCTGCCTTAGTGCTGCTATGTgtggtttgttgtttatttctgctttgtgcttgtaaatatgtacAGTAGtaactctagatacgagctgctccacatgtgaatattccaagttacgagccacgaggggagagaaatttctgttccagacccgagctcaaattcgggatacgagccgagcgtccactaggtggcgcaagaatccttgcttctggttatctcggaggggaaaaacaaagtctaaagccatttgttccagatacgagttgttcgacatacaagctcccttctggaacgaattaaactcgtatctagaggtactactgtatatataaatataaatgcctAGCTGCACCGAGGCATACTaacatacatgatgctagtaagagagaaacatcaggacaggggagggaaggcactctggtgcacttatgcacgccccttactgacctcttaggaatcgggagaggtcaacagtggacagtctaagagtaaagtcttttgggggttaggggaagatacgacagagtctggtagtgagttccaggcatcaactactcggttaccaaagtcgtatttcctgcagtcgagtttagagcggtttaagtttgtatctgttctgtgctcatgtgttgttgtggttgaggctgaagtagttgttgacagggagGATGTTGTGGCAGATGAATTATTTATGGGCTATAGTCCTCAATGTGGAACcacgattgagcccaaaatttacgttgctaagggaggaggaggaggaggattgtggAGTCGTGTTCTCTGAGCTGGATGggtttttcttgcagacttttcttGATCCAatttggtaacatcatcagtagtacgaaagcaaccaagctcagagaacaccaagaagtgggtcatctccttctcctcccccatcctttcttcttggttgggttggtgggctggctggactggtttgctgcttgagcAAAAACAAGCTAGTTTctgcaaatgcaagctctgataccattacttcttctcccttcccttctcaccagccattcctcctcctcctctccataaACCTCTTCTAGCGCTGATGACATAACCCAGTTGGGTCTTGAAACATCTCCAAGAAAGCCACCAAGCCCCAGAGCACACCAAGGACCCCCCACCAAATAAAAACAAGCCACGTTTTCCCTCCGGCCCACCTGGGAAAGCTGTCCATGAGGATAATAACTCTTTGTTAGTTCAACctcttcgcctcctcctcctccctcgttGTGGAGTGTGAGTTGTGGCCGAGTGAATTTTCCAAACTCTTCCTGCAGccacaaaaaaaaaatttccaatgtgggttttttgttttttttgtacaATTTACAGGTCTGGATGACAACCTCATTAAGGAAGCATGGAAAGGCTGGTCCAGACCCCCGGATCTCACCCACAAAGCCCCTCACCTGATCCTCACCTTGCTGCCCCCAAAGCAGCTGGACCCTGCCCCGAAGTTTCGGCATCGCCGGGCAGCTAACAACACCCCCACCTGCCCAAGGTAAgataaactgggggggggggttccctgcCCCCCTCAAAAATCCAGCAAAATGATGGGTTCTGAAATCATTCTAGGCACAAGCTCAAAAAGTTGCACAATTTCACCGCATTTGCAtgcactaaacaatgtcgtttggcgggacccaggggaagagccttctctgtggcggccccgaccctctggaaccaactcccccccagatatcagagttgcccccaccttccttgcctttcgtaagcttcttaaaacccacctctgtcgtcaggcatggggggaattgagatattcccttcctcctaggcttataaaatgtatgcacggtatgtctgtatgtatgattggtttcttaaattagggttttttaaaattacttttaatattagatttgtttaatattgtctttttactgttgttagccgcccccagtctgcggagtggggcggcatacaaatctaataaataaatgaataaatgaataaacaaacaaacaaataaacaaataaaaataaaataaaataaataaaataaaataaaataaaaaaataaaataaaaaaaataaaaataaataaaataaaataaaataaaataaaataaaataaaataaaataaaataaaataaaataaaataaaataaaataaaataaaataaaataaaataaaataaaataaaataaaataaaataaaataaaataaaataaaataaaataaaataaaataaaataaaataaaataaaataaaataaaataaaataaaataaaataaaataaaataaaataaaataaaataaaataaaataaaataaaataaaataaaataaataaaaaaatgtctgtaTCTAGTCCttgatttgtttagtgaccatttgaggttacaacggcactggaaagCAGACTTGttaccgtttttcacacttagcgGCCACTGCATCGTCCCTGTGTGGTCAAAATTCAAACGCTTGGCCGTTGACTCAGCGTCTGAGGTTACACGATTCTCCCTTTTTGCGGCGGTTTCAGAAGGAACGTCCCAGAGGAAAACCAGGTTGTTAAAGTGAGTCACTGCGGGTTGTTAAGCAAGTAACATGGTTTGTTAagtggaatctggcttcccccatcgaCTCTGCTTGTTGGAAGAGAGAGTCACATGACCTGGGACGCCgaaaccgtcataaatacagTCCGTTGCGAAGGGTCGGAATTTTGATCGCATGGCAacggtcgtaagtatgaaaaacagtcgtAAGTGCTGTTGTACACCTCGAACAGTCAGTAGATGAATGGCGGTAAGTTGAGGAATACCTCTTATCTTGTGGCCGTGAGTTCCGCTGATTAACGCCGCGTGATTCTGACTCTTGaaattctccttttccttctggctTCGTGCAGGAATAAAGACTGCTGCCTTCACCCACTGTATATAGATTTTCGGAAGGATCTGAAGTGGAAGTGGATCCAAGAGCCCAAAGGATACAAAGCGAATTTCTGCGCTGGCAGCTGTCAATATAGCTTGACGACCAATATGCGTCATAACATGGTGAGAATCAGCCTCCCATAGGCCgtctggcttgggaattctgggagttgaagtccacccagctTAAATCTTTcttgctgggggattctgggagttgaagtccacccaccttaTAGCATGtcagctggaggattctgggaattgaagtccgcccaCCTTATAGCATGtcagctggaggattctgggaattgaagtccacccaccttaTAGCATGtcagctggaggattctgggaattgaagtccacccaccttaTAGCATGtcagctggaggattctgggaattgaagtccacccaccttaTAGCATgtcagctgggggattctgggagttgaagtccacccatcttaaagcttgaaggattctgggagttgaaacccacaagtcttcttaaagttgccaagtttggagatccctgtttTATAAGAACCTTTTAAAGTTTTTCTTTAACTTTTAaagaaacttttaattttttttaaactaacagGTTCTTTGGGTTTAAAACCATCTGAAAGGTTCTGTTTTCAAAGAACCTTTTAAAAACAGAGGTTtctaaatgttgggtttttttcccagaCTGGGgacttgtgtttttttttctctttaatatCCCTGGACTTTGAATCCAGAATTAAAACTCTGGAGAGAAAAATTGGCTGCTTTTAAAATTtagacctttttttttctttttaattttagagTGTTGTGGGACTCAGTTTGCAAAGTCCTGTTTAAAAACaaggggatttaaaaaaaaaaaaaaaaaggattgatATACTATTTACTGATAAAGATGGGCCATCATCTTTATCCACAAATAGAAGGTCtacgggtgacatgatagcagtgttccaatacctcacaaaaaagagggagtcaacctcttctccaaagcacctgagggtagaacaagcagcaatgggtggaaactaaacatggagagaagcaacttagaactaaggagaaatttcctgacagttagaaaaaataaccagtggaactgcttgcctccagaagttgtgaatgcttcaacactggaagtttttaagaagaggttggataaccatctgtctgaagtggtgaagggtttccttcctaagtagggggttggactagaagacctccaaggtcccttccaaatactactcctcttcttcttcgtcctcctcctcttcttctttttcctcctcttcttcttcctcctcctcttgttatttatttatttattattattattattattattattattattattatgttgttgttgttgttgttgtttatttatttatttatttattttgtccaatacacaatgagggttttagtgggtatatatctatatacacatagtaaaatacatgatgaaggttatagaggagatactcacagtaaaatatatctaagaaagaatggaaaagaaggtatagtaatagaacacatcaatgaaagaatagaagagatataggaatagaagaaaggtataggagatataggagagcaataggacaggggatggaaggcactctagtgcacttgtactcgccccttactgacctcttaggaatctggagaggtcaaccgtagataatctaagggttcatttaaggaccagttaatgtgtggtaggttgaggtctccgaggaagataatggggtatgggcagttggttgccacgttagtaatgtggataatttattagcatgttcgatgtcgtagtctggggctctgtagcagagtaagaagcgaattgtggtatttagggataaatcacagacaatagtttcaggtaccaatcatagttccctctaagctgagcagtgagcaatcgctcacttaaaaatcatcatcaactcagagttttccaaacctgcccagaagccgagagggaaagagtgagagggaaggagagagagaggaagagagagaaacagatagaaaaaagagaggaaggaaaagagaaagaaaaagaatgggagtaaggaagagagaaagaaaatcaaaatctagtttgaaactagctcaactatttaagtggcattttgatattgatagagttgccctattatgagctcacagttatagacacacagtacagtattttattttgaaattctctgagacaaaacagggtgggttttttatttatttatttatttgtttgtttgtttgtttgttttatttatttattatttctgtgccgcccagtcccgaagggactgccgctcagacgctatacttttccgcccacccaaaaaaaaaaattagagggaacaatggtaccaataaatcctgtgcaactttgagtgattttttgtagaatatagttactccgcctcctctgcgggattcacggtctgagcggaaaacatggtagttttttgaggtgataatggagtctggccctctggaatcaactcccccgggagattagaactgctcccaccctccttgtcttccgtaaactacttaagacccatctataccgccaggcatgggggatttgagacacctttcccccaggcttattataatttatgtttggtatgtatgtgctgtttggttttttaaattgatagggcttttagttttttcttaatattagatttgtgcctgtacaatattgttttatcgcttgttgtgagccgccccgagtcttcggagaggggcggcatacaaatctaataaattattattattattattattattattattattattattattatccattatCATTATTTCAGGAGGATTTTTTAAtctagggggtgggtgggtttggttTAAAGGGGCTTTGAAACCAATGACGGGCTGTACTGGAATTGTGGTCATGGTGAGAGATAATTGGGTGTCTgaccctttttttcttcctcctgcaCCCCAATTTCTGCAGCTGCTTCCGTTGTACAGTAAACTGAACCCCGAAGGCTCGGCCGCTCCTTGTTGCGTCGCCCGCAAACTGGAACCTTTGACCATCCTGTATTACGTTGGCCGCCAGCCCAAAGTCCAGCAGCTGAGCAACATGATTGTGAAATCGTGCCGTTGCCGTTAaaatggtgtgtctgtgtgtgtgtggcaagGAACCTCCTCTTCCACATCAGAAATCCcagtttttccccctctcccaacTTTAACATCAGGAGAACTTTCCCCCTTGAGGGCAGAACACCCTTCTCCAGCGAAGACCCAAGCGTCTAGTCCTCattgttgaaaaaaaaattcatctTTGAGATTTGGGGCATGAGGTTGGCAGTCTGCCCATGttcagagacacacacacccctttgagGCCCCGGAAGAGGCAACGGTGGGCATATGGATTCTGGGACCCCCAGGATTTTCTTTTAAAACTGATCTACTacaagaggaagtagaaaagacACCAGGATTCTTTTTATTAGGGATTCCTACccagaagtataaaaaagaaacccaatacagtgatacctcatcttacaaacgcctcgtcatacaaacttttcgagatacaaaccctgagtttaagatatttttttgcctcttcttacaaactattttcatcttacaaacccaccgccgccgctgggatgccccgcctccggacttccgttgttagcgggcgcttcgctggcaacggaagtccggaggtggggttccccagcgaggggagcctcagtgaaatcgcagcatcacaaaaacacagaggtccggaggtggggtttcgaggacttcagtgtttttgcaatgctgcgatttcactgaggctcccctcgctggggaaccccacctccggacttccgtcgcCAGTGAAGcgttcatttttgcgatgctgggattcccccgcagcatcgcaaaaacacagaagtccggaggtggggtttcccatggaggggagcctcaggggaatcccagcagcacaaaaatgggtgattcggctggcaaaaggggtgaattttgggcttgcacgcattaattgcttttccattgattcctatgggaaacgttgttttgtcttacaaacttttcaccttaagaacctcgtccgggaaccaattaagtttgtaagacaaggtatcactgtatctattaATACACATTCTAACGGCTGCCAGGGTAGCCTACACTCAAAGATGGAAAGAGACCGAAATtccaagagaagaagaaataataataaataaaatcactgacTATGCTGAAATGAttatgatgacaaggcggttaaagagacaagaagaatctgactattaTAAAACTGGGTATAAGTTCTATGAACGGCTggataaaagaatgctattgtaaaTATTGCAACGTATATCAGATGGTACAAAACTATGGGAACTTTTGTAAATAGTAATTATTGATAAGtctatactttttttttcttttcattacttttttttttctaaccttttcttaatatgatctacaacagtgtttcccaacctgggcaacttgaagatatctggacttcaactcccagaattccccagccagcattcgctggctggggaattctgggagttgaagtccagatatcttccag
This genomic window from Erythrolamprus reginae isolate rEryReg1 chromosome 13, rEryReg1.hap1, whole genome shotgun sequence contains:
- the LOC139175213 gene encoding transforming growth factor beta-2 proprotein-like isoform X1, with translation MSFFSVLVMVLWTLGPRVTDSAFSMCQNLDLEAARARRIQAVRGQILSKLQLETPPKEVGVPRPLPPEVMLLYNNSREPVRRLVPWEGRRTVLRGDKEYYAKEVRRVEMLTFGHGDNSIPGPFSTPFFRFLHFGVSATHPNFSNLIQAELRIYKVPNPGSHATEQQVELSQVRPTREPSAQTQRYVGSRILLPRYRAEWVSFDVTESVRRWLRNRTKKLSFKLELHCPCCGSIPAWNTINSQHKEPLETLFAGLDDNLIKEAWKGWSRPPDLTHKAPHLILTLLPPKQLDPAPKFRHRRAANNTPTCPRNKDCCLHPLYIDFRKDLKWKWIQEPKGYKANFCAGSCQYSLTTNMRHNMLLPLYSKLNPEGSAAPCCVARKLEPLTILYYVGRQPKVQQLSNMIVKSCRCR
- the LOC139175213 gene encoding transforming growth factor beta-2 proprotein-like isoform X2, encoding MSFFSVLVMVLWTLGPRVTDSAFSMCQNLDLEAARARRIQAVRGQILSKLQLETPPKEVGVPRPLPPEVMLLYNNSREPVRRLVPWEGRRTVLRGDKEYYAKEVRRVEMLTFGHDSIPGPFSTPFFRFLHFGVSATHPNFSNLIQAELRIYKVPNPGSHATEQQVELSQVRPTREPSAQTQRYVGSRILLPRYRAEWVSFDVTESVRRWLRNRTKKLSFKLELHCPCCGSIPAWNTINSQHKEPLETLFAGLDDNLIKEAWKGWSRPPDLTHKAPHLILTLLPPKQLDPAPKFRHRRAANNTPTCPRNKDCCLHPLYIDFRKDLKWKWIQEPKGYKANFCAGSCQYSLTTNMRHNMLLPLYSKLNPEGSAAPCCVARKLEPLTILYYVGRQPKVQQLSNMIVKSCRCR